AATCAAGGCATCGCCTACGATCTTGCAGATTCAGTCGGAAACCAAATCAATAAACAAGTTACACGCGCTATTTCACGAAGCGTAATGGGCGTAATTAAAAATCTAATGAAATAAATTATCTTCCTGTAACAGAGGCCGTCTGAAAATTTCAGACGGCCTTAAAAATACGCTTTATCACTGAATGTCTTATCCAACGTTTTTAAGCCGCAGACACTTTGAAAAGTAATCTATTCCAACAAAAGCCTGTCCATATCAAGCCGCACCCACATCACTGTCTCCTTACCCGCTTGTCGTCATCCGCTTGACCCTCATATCCCGTTACATCATTTGAGTATTCTATCTCGCCAACCATATAAACCAATTTGAGCAGATATACCTAAATATAACAATAACCTACTCTATAAATTCAGGTATTTTAAAACCTTGTTTAACCTTAGTGTTAAAACTTTTATCATCTCGCTTGTAGCTATCTGCTGAATTTCAACACACAGCAGCCTGAAGGTGCTGTCGGATGATAGTTTGGTTAAGCAGTTTGATAGCCGTCGAGGCGAAGATTTCGGTGCGGATAAATATGAGTACCTGCCGGATATCATATACGAGCCGACCCGCATTTATAGAGATGACAAAAAACGGAAAATCTATCTGACGAAACAGATAAAAGAATCTTGGTATTTTACCGTAATCAAATACTTGGAGAAAAACAACGAACTTTATTTGGAATCTTACAGAAGAACTGATGAGAAAAAAATGAATAGCACTTTGAAAAAATACATTAGATTGAAATAAGTGTCGGGCAAGGCTCGAAATCACTTGCACACGGTCAGAAGCCTAAGCTCGCCTGCGGT
Above is a genomic segment from Neisseria weaveri containing:
- a CDS encoding PBECR3 domain-containing polyvalent protein, with translation MLSDDSLVKQFDSRRGEDFGADKYEYLPDIIYEPTRIYRDDKKRKIYLTKQIKESWYFTVIKYLEKNNELYLESYRRTDEKKMNSTLKKYIRLK